A section of the Acanthochromis polyacanthus isolate Apoly-LR-REF ecotype Palm Island chromosome 1, KAUST_Apoly_ChrSc, whole genome shotgun sequence genome encodes:
- the LOC127534916 gene encoding girdin-like — protein MSFRANPRLTITTVIRGLAPNYRGPNHHHVNPAAPRSSRGASQEENDFLRQHIHNMSLRIQELITEKQQHSSEMLSSKATIKQLQEKEKELQNELQQKQEQISVLESQLREHKQVKEPAENTMESDDQQDFEASFDNMKTSSMNWGDYMDDVDEMREQLELKDREILKLKNENQSLSAALKAAQNLQREGGKSLEDSKEMQQQKKALDEERKEIEKVKKDLEQKAKDLLKEKVSLLELKAEVQRSMEQLEQKTCELLDLEEKLRLDRIELENQKKQQRSRKNFELRGKNVKE, from the coding sequence ATGTCCTTCAGGGCCAATCCAAGGTTGACCATTACCACGGTAATTCGTGGTTTGGCCCCGAATTACCGTGGGCCAAACCACCACCACGTCAACCCTGCCGCGCCCCGAAGCTCTCGTGGCGCCTCTCAGGAGGAAAACGACTTCCTGAGACAGCACATCCACAATATGAGCCTTCGAATCCAGGAGCTCATCACCGAAAAGCAGCAGCACTCGTCTGAAATGCTGAGTTCTAAAGCCACGATCaagcagctgcaggagaaagagaaggagctCCAGAACGAACTTCAGCAGAAGCAGGAACAAATCTCAGTCCTGGAATCACAGCTCAGAGAGCACAAGCAGGTCAAAGAACCAGCTGAGAACACCATGGAGTCTGACGACCAACAGGACTTTGAGGCTTCCTTCGATAACATGAAAACATCGTCCATGAACTGGGGAGACTACATGGACGACGTTGATGAAATGCGAGAGCAGCTGGAACTCAAAGACAGAGAGATCCTGAAACTAAAAAATGAGAACCAGAGTCTTTCAGCTGCTCTCAAAGCCGCCCAGAACCTGCAGAGAGAAGGCGGCAAATCTCTGGAGGACAGTAAAGAGATGCAACAGCAGAAGAAGGCCTTGGATGAGGAGAGAAAGGAGATTGAGAAAGTCAAGAAAGATCTCGAGCAGAAGGCAAAAGATCTGCTAAAAGAAAAAGTCTCGCTTCTGGAGCTGAAGGCAGAAGTGCAGAGAAGCATGGAACAGCTCGAACAGAAGACCTGCGAGCTGCTAGACCTCGAGGAAAAACTCAGGCTGGACAGAATAGAGCTGGAGAaccaaaaaaagcagcagagatcaaGAAAGAACTTCGAGCTGAGAGGAAAGAACGTGAAAGAATGA